In the genome of Pangasianodon hypophthalmus isolate fPanHyp1 chromosome 15, fPanHyp1.pri, whole genome shotgun sequence, the window AGACCACTGAGCTGACTGGTTTACTACAAGCCAGGCTAAAACCTGAGCAGCTCACAGCTATCTTTAACCAACATGGAAAAACCTGTCTATGCTGTCTGACATGTTAAAGATGTGAAAAGATTAATCACTATGTATGTGCAAATATTATCCTCAGTGAAGATATAGTATTCAGATTAGTAATAGTATTCAGAAAGATGCATAGTATTTGcaaatgatttaattttcttGCTTCATGtttgagaagaagaaaaaacaaaagcatcatTCTGCACTGAAGTTCAGCAATGAATATTTCATGACTTAACCTTTGCGATTCAAAGCACTCTGGCagaacttgaaaaaaaaaccccaaaaaaaaccaaaaagcaaTTAAACGACAATGTGTTCCTCTAAAGCAAAGAAGCATCACTTGTAAGGGATAAAAGAAATTACCTTAACGGTGAATTGATTTTGAATTGATTATGTATAATGCTGCAAAATGGAAAAGGTTGAAAGCTGCAACGCCTATCCATTCACTTTCTACTTCATCAACTCTCTAAGATCCCCAAACATGTCTTGCTGTTCTCTATTACTACAGTTCAGCCAAACAAGCACAATTAGCATATGGCTTTTATCTTCTGTGGGGTTTTATTACAAATAGACATGAACTAATAGAACAGCAGGTGCTTACATGCAGAATTTGTATGAAGAGTCTGACACCTACTGGTGGCATTGGGGATTGCAGTTTCATCCTCTGGGgtgttgtacctttaatatgtataatttcACCTGAAAACATGAATACTGCAGTCCATAAGTGGGCCATAAGCATCACTGTTGtagtttttaattagttttttgaCCAGGGTCATTAGGGGTATCACAACCATAAAGGTATGAAGAATGGAGccaactgaaagaaaaaaagtataaatatttatacatacagtactcaAGTATTcaagtgtatatttatttttaaaaattacttcATTAAGTAATTTGGGTCTGCTGTTTAATAACCCTGCTGAAAGCGGCTTTAGCACAAACAAATAGCTAGCAAATTTACCAAACTTACCTCAGCATGTTTCTATAGATTCGATGGTCAATAAAGACtgatgtgtaaaaaatatatatggtcAATATGAGAGATGAAAGAAATCTTGTATAAATTGTTGGAGAATCCAACAATCCTCTCTACCGCTTCTACACGGGGTTatggggtaacctggagcctatcccaggggagcTCAGGACACAGGGCAGGGGACACCCAGGACatggtgccaacccattgcagggcacaatcacacaccatggacaatttggagatgccaatcagcctacaacgtaTGTCTCTGGAcaggggaggaaaccagagaacccagaggaaacccccaaagcacaagGAGAACGTACAAACTCTGTACACAccgggcagaggcaggaatcgaaccccaaccccagaggtgcaaggcaacagtactaaccactaagctactACAATATATTGtttagctgcattgcattctggagctTTGAGTCCAACATGTGCACCTGAGTCTCCACTATTTTTATGTTTGAAATCACATTATTATCACATTGAACATTCCTGGAAAATGGTGAGGGAGAAATGAagctctcactctttttttaagaagctaacagtgaaaccttacttttattatttatgtctgagattgtttacattttttcatctattaaacaccattgttaCAGTGCTACCATGACATCAGTGCGGCAGACAATCGCTaccttctcacaggaataaggAAAATACTGCCCCAATTAGTCCTACTATTGTATTTCGCTATAAAGTACGGGACATACCTATATTTATGTAGGtagttataattaaaataacataactAATATAATTTCTGTTTTAACTTCTGAATGTCTGTTTACTGATAGGGTAGTTATAGTGCGGCCTAGTGGCACGTGGTGTGTATAACATTTCATCTCCAGAACTGCAAGCTACTGAGAAGTGCTTTTGTTTCGACATCATAATTATGGAAACTGCTTATTAAACTTCAGGTTTGAATTTAACTTAAGGGCTGTATTTGTCTATTATAAACATAGGCAACATTAGGCTGATGTATTGCTTCGTTACTAAAGTCACAGAACCTGCTAGAGgggaacaaaacacacatcttATAGTACGGTGAGTGTAGCAGTAGGCCCTTTTTAGCCGTGTTTGGTTAGAGATACGTTTATGATACATATTTGTTCAGGGTGTTACTGTTATTCTTTGTCCATATCTTTTTCGTGTAGACACTACATCAGGTACGGATATTGTAGAGACTTCCTGCCTTGTGTcctgtgctgtgctgtggaAACATTGGAGACAGCATGGCTGTTaacaaaatattgtttaatagaCAAACATTTGCATGGGTCATTGACAGTCATCAGCCTCAGCCACATTCAACAGCTGATGCATCGTGTCTTCAGCtactttacatttttcacagtttctgaaacacatttcacattttaaaatcagacaCATCTTGCATGGCATTGCACCTGCCTAAACCACAAAATGTTTTGTACAAGTTTCAAAGGCAAACCCAAGCAATACAACAGTGCCATAAAATATTCAGCAGTTTTAGGAAAAGACACCCAAAATACTAGTATAGTAATATACTACCTTGATATATTCATGCTCCAAGGCTTCAGTTTCAACAGTTTCAAATAAGCATTTGAAATGGTTTTGACCTGAACCTTACACTTTGCTTCCAGGAAGATTTCCTTACATGCAAGTgaagagcagcagcagctgaaTGGAGAGATTTGCATCAAATTGCTTTGACAAATATGCTTTGTGGACAAGCCGCCAGAAGTGCACGCTGCTGCTAATGCCGTGCACAAACTTTTGTGAACGTCCATCTAAACCATCTAATCCATGAATAGAAAAAGTTGTATAAACACCAGCATTAAAAGATattgaaaaaatattgcatctaaaattaaatatatactaCTATATCCAAGTCTATAGTTAAATCTAAGTGTTCTGCCTCATCAAGGCTAATCCTCAGCAGAAGCTGCATCACAAATCACCTCTCAGAGAACACACCTCTGATATCACTACAATGTTATGAAAGTATAAGAAGGTTTTAGTTAAAAACTTTAACCCAAATATCATATCAGCCAAAATATGGTCAGTGTCAGATGTTTGCTTCTGTagttttgtactggagctaAAAGTCTAGAGTTCTTCACatgtaatgggaaaaaaataaataaatcttttccaGTAAATATTGTCCTCAAACCGCATGTAGTTATTAAATAATGCTAAGACATTTAGGACACTGTGTGACCTCGTGTAatctataaatatgaataaaacctCACTGTCTTATAAGGGCGGCCATCTTGGTGAACCAGAGTAGCTTGTTTACATGGGTTGCTATTTGTTAGCAGTCTGTCCCAAAAAGTCGAAAGGGGAATTGTTAAAATCTGGAAACTGaagcatgttctccttgtgtccagaaagtggactggctactctaaattgcccctaggtgtgaaggagtctgtgaatgtgtgtgtgtgtgtgtgtgtgtgtgtgtatggtgtatggcCCTGAAATGGACTGGCATACTATCTAGGGTACCTATCTATCTAGGTATTCCTGCCTCAggcccagtattcctgggataggttccagctccacatgaccctgaccaggataaagcggttactaaagatgaatgacaGTCAGCGATGACTTTCACTACTTGTTACATTAGCCTCCTAGCTCTAGCAGAAAACTAACTAGCAGATACCAAACACGCCTTGGCTGATGACGGAACTGTGATATAAATTAGATATTTTCTTTCCCCTGACTACTCATTTATGGTTTAATAAAAGtccattttaaatgacattCTGCTCAGCTGATGATGAAGACTCTGGGGCCTTCCTCTCTCATTGGCGGCAGGCTGTCCACGTTCTCAATGAGGATGTGCTTGTCCTCCCTCTTTCCTGGGCTGTCCAGGGCCTGAGGCTGGCACAGATTACTCCTCAGCTCATCCATAGTCACACGCAGATCCTTGAAGAGATGAAGCATGCTCACACCAAGCACAATGACCAGGAAGCCTCCTATGGTGCCCACGACATCCACGGCTGACATGGAGCCCCACTCTTTGAACAGGATGATGGAGGTGGTGAGCACCACGGTGGTGAAGAACACGTAGTAAATAGGGTACACAAGCAGCGTGTTAAAGGTGTCCAGGGACTTGTTCAGGTAGTTGATCTGGATGATGATGGAGGCCACCAAAGTCAGCAGGAGTATCCAGGTAAGAGGATGACGGAGGACGGAGGGCTCGTCGAAGACTGTACGGAGGAAGATGCCCAGACCCTTCACTGAAGACACGGTGAAGGCTCCGAGCAGCGAGCAAATGCTTATATAGATTAATATGTTGGTATGACCAATGCGAGGAGAGAAGTAGAAGATCATAACCAAACAGGCTATGAGAAGGATGCTGGCAAACACAAGGAAACCTTGAGGAGACATAAGATAATCCTTTTTCAAAAGGTTTAATGGTTTTTCTTAATCTTTAACCATCATATACTATCATTTTCAGTAGACATTAATAAAACCATGCAATGGATCTACAATACCATCATTAATACCATGTTGTATTGGTAGCGAGAGTGTTCAGTGCGATTCTTACTCCACCATTTAACTATAACAAAACCAGCtagaaaatacttgagtaattgtacttcattactaagtattattttgatgtattcatatttttacCTGAGTGTTTTGAAAccgaatacttgtactcttaacttcaaagacaaaaaatagCTTTTTCGCTTCCTACATTTTAATTTAGACCTTCAGCGTACTTATTACAAATCTCAAAGGGCTCTTCGTCTCTCATCTAGCCAATAATTGTACGCTACACGTCAACTGAATGCGAGTCCACGCATTTTACTTACATTTCAGATTAAAGCATCCACTGGTTTATCAGTATCAAGAATCGTCCCAATTCATCTGCcgtgaccttctcatgctacacaatacTGTTAGCGCTATAGCGATCTGTGTGCGTCTGAATATGTCTGCAGTGTTGAGCTTGAGGATGAGTGCctctggccctacctcagtaaaatgtttcaatatccTGGACTAAGCAAAGACTTGTGTAATATGTGGGATCTCCTTTGagacatgaactccatctaatttatAGAAGCATGTTAAGGtatgttttgctaatttgctaacattggCTATATTTAACCAAGTTAGCCTGATTTCTTTGCTAATTCAATGCAAGGTTAGACTAGAATCAATTCCAATAGCTAACACTGggtaggcagcaagtcaaattgtagctaatggtaaatattgttatttacaggatattttacttctgattaattcattagcaaactgcATAGCATGAGTCATGCATACGAgcagcaaacttacagagaatgttttcaggcaaaatggctTGGTTGCTTATATCAGTTTTGGATAATAAAAGTTagttttcaaatgaaaacatgactAACTTAATTCCATTAGTTAAAAAccatttatgttttaatatttgagTACAGTTTCTAAATAGCaacctgttgttttttttcacttgagtacatttttggctggatatttCCACTTTTAGATGAGTAATTTTTCCACCCTTAGGAAACAGAGATTGGGTTCATTCCATTTCATTCCAGGCTTCTGTTTACATGTTTTCCAGCCCAGAAATCTCCAGCCCAGCCCCACCCCAAGCCTGAACACAGCTGCTAAGCTTCACCCGTTTTCCGTTACAGGAAGCACAAGAGTTTATAGTTTCAACAGAGCAGGTGGTGTCTTTTGGATTCAATTCAAtcttatttatatagcacttttaacaatggacattgtcacaaagcagctttacagatatctgGATATTGATATAGATTTGAGTTTCAGAGAACCAGAGGCTGATCTGAAGGCATCATTGTTCCTATTATTGCACTAAAATTGATGCCCTGTAAATGAAGTCCCTTTCCAGCAGCACACACGAATGCTAACGCACCTTCATCTTATCACTAACTTAAAGAACTGTGTACTGCACTCTCTGCACCTGCTCATGTGCTTGTACTACTTTTAACAGTTTAGCATTACTACTTTAGGACTAGTTATTATTGTTTCCTATTTAATCCTTGTCTAGATCATTCCTAGTCTAATCTTGTCTCTAGACATCCGTGTATAAGCTATTGCATGTAGTCTTTTTTAGTTTGCTTATGAGGCCTAGTTATTTCTGGGTATTTTTGGTTAGATTTGTAGATCTATCCTTACCTTATATCATGTTTTTTATAtccttagatttttttttgtttagtccCTTCATGTTCTCATGTATTGTAATTTcggttataccacagcactattgATTTcccgattctgattggtcagaagatgttgattaattttatgtgACAGTAGCTCTCACTATAGTGTTGGCTTCTAACAGGTTTTCATTTCGATAGTAAGAGCTAATGAAAGTCTAATAATTAATGGATCTTGAGTAAATgaaagtgttgttttttaaaacaaataattgttgatatagtgatgtTTTCTGTTATGAGATgtttttatggaaggagtctccagtgtcagcttgtttgtaacagtcaaaggtaaatgCTGTTCCTTTGCGTTTTCCACCAAGGGAACATCTAAGGACACTAGATATTGCTCTTGGTGGTGTCGGTAAACTGTTGTAtattttggtcttattaactttaaaagaaagtccatcacatcactgattattCTCCTTATTCCTAACTTAGTTTATTAGTTTCTCTTTGTGCTCAGTGTACCGTTTTGTTCCACTTCCACTTTAGTGGTTAGCTTCATTGTGGTTTGTTTGTCCCGTTGCTTCTTTATATTATGTTCTACTGTCTGTCTAATCCTCACTGTAAATGAATCCTCACAGGCGCTGATACACATCTGGGCTTAAGCTACATTGCCAATGATTGCTTATGAAGCTGATGTAACACTTCCTCTttcaaagaaataaacaaacaacagaaaGGGAGTTTTTTAATACACACAGACGAGCAGTAACAAAGTGTATTGAATCTTTTGTTCATTGAAAAGGAAGTGAATTATACACATTACCTGGGTCCAACAGCTTATCTGTCATCTCACTCAGAGTCGTCACAGCTTCCTCTTCTGGTGCGTGGATGACCATTATAGTGCTTCCCAAAAGGCTTAGCATGCAGCCGAGCTTCCCTAGCAGGTTCATCGTTTCCCCAAACAGGTGAGAGGACAATACGGCgctggagagagagaattaaagaTAGcgaaaaataaacataatgtaaCGAAGATCTTGTCATCACTTAAAATTCTGGCTTATATGCTGCCTTATATCTTATATGTCTTTTAATTCTGGCTTATATCTTATATGCTGATCATTAATATGACACTTATTTCAGTTCAAGCTTGTTGCACTGATTATGAAAATGCAATATGATAAGAGGAAGTTAATTCTTGTATTGAATATTGAACAGGTTTGTATATGTTGCACAGCCACATCAtcactgttattaatattaagctCTGAAGATTATATGGGGTAGATAAAACAAGATACGTGTATAATCTCTTCATAAtagaataaatattaaatttgacTGTCCAGCATTATTACCTGAAAAGAACACTCAGTGCTCCAAGAGGGGTGACCACAGTGGCTGGAGCAAACATGTAGGCTGCAAAGTTTGCTGCTTCTCCTCCTcccactgtaaacacacacacaccaaaacaaatcaaataatttattatatcatttatgGTTACAATGGTTAGGTGTAGATTCATCATACAATAAACTTACTGGTCAACAGTCCACCCCACCACAGCCAGTCCTTCAGGTAGCCATGTCCTCCTTCACCTAGAGAAGATATAGATATTATagatattgttttaaatttagAGATATCAGCTTTTAGATTTcatcagtgaatcatttattCTCTCACATTATTTTATCACAAATGTACGCGAGTAGTAATTCTGACTGCTCAATATGCAATTATGTATTAACTAGGCTACTTTCTTATGCGCACATCACCATTAATTTTGACAGTATGGACATCATAGTAAAACTGaatgttaagtaaggaataatattattattataatattaacattatataaaaaacagTCAACTGCGCGG includes:
- the nipal4 gene encoding magnesium transporter NIPA4, coding for MLVIRLTSDSDGNGTVIRLVCPSSSSGCVIDSEEASNWTLSSEYNSTTAAPALSSDKWRKCEFWIGLTLAVLSAFLIGGSVILKKKALLRLAANGQTRAGEGGHGYLKDWLWWGGLLTMGGGEAANFAAYMFAPATVVTPLGALSVLFSAVLSSHLFGETMNLLGKLGCMLSLLGSTIMVIHAPEEEAVTTLSEMTDKLLDPGFLVFASILLIACLVMIFYFSPRIGHTNILIYISICSLLGAFTVSSVKGLGIFLRTVFDEPSVLRHPLTWILLLTLVASIIIQINYLNKSLDTFNTLLVYPIYYVFFTTVVLTTSIILFKEWGSMSAVDVVGTIGGFLVIVLGVSMLHLFKDLRVTMDELRSNLCQPQALDSPGKREDKHILIENVDSLPPMREEGPRVFIIS